In one window of Agromyces badenianii DNA:
- a CDS encoding FadR/GntR family transcriptional regulator, protein MAHDTTALDAAPAPAAASDAPRAWRTVLEHIETQLLEGALRPGDRLPGERALSAELGVGRSSVREALRVLEVLGLIRTAAGSGPSSGAIIIATPGGGMSALMRLQVAASGFPVSDIVRTRLILETSVAGDLAEAGRRASAESDAPAAPDLAPAQRLLDAMDSPNLAPTEFLALDAAFHLALAEASGNQVITATMAGLRSGIEGYALEGLAAIADWPATCARLRTEHRGILEAIRALDAATARTRTHDHISGYYAETFIDTSPR, encoded by the coding sequence ATGGCGCACGACACGACGGCGCTCGACGCAGCACCTGCGCCCGCCGCGGCATCCGACGCCCCCCGCGCCTGGCGCACGGTGCTCGAGCACATCGAGACGCAGCTGCTCGAGGGCGCCCTGCGCCCCGGCGACCGCCTGCCCGGCGAACGCGCCCTCTCCGCCGAACTCGGGGTCGGCCGCTCGAGCGTGCGCGAGGCGCTGCGCGTGCTCGAGGTGCTCGGACTCATCCGCACGGCCGCGGGATCGGGCCCGAGCTCGGGCGCGATCATCATCGCGACGCCCGGCGGCGGCATGTCGGCACTCATGCGACTGCAGGTCGCGGCGAGCGGCTTCCCGGTCTCCGACATCGTGCGCACCCGGCTCATCCTCGAGACCTCGGTCGCGGGCGACCTCGCCGAGGCAGGTCGAAGGGCGTCCGCCGAGAGCGACGCACCCGCCGCGCCCGACCTCGCCCCGGCCCAACGACTGCTCGACGCGATGGACTCCCCCAACCTCGCGCCCACCGAGTTCCTCGCGCTCGACGCGGCCTTCCATCTGGCGCTCGCCGAGGCATCCGGCAACCAGGTCATCACCGCCACGATGGCCGGGCTCCGCAGCGGCATCGAGGGGTACGCGCTCGAGGGCCTCGCCGCGATCGCCGACTGGCCGGCGACCTGCGCCCGCCTCCGCACCGAGCACCGCGGCATCCTCGAGGCGATCAGGGCGTTGGATGCCGCGACCGCCCGCACCCGAACCCACGACCACATCTCGGGCTACTACGCCGAGACCTTCATCGACACCTCACCGAGGTGA
- a CDS encoding CAP domain-containing protein, whose protein sequence is MGQHRNRASWPPSRLWLIGAGAVLLVGSVSVSAVALGNADGERATATDTAAAAAGSERENETASSRPMPTAAPAEPAAVAAPAPAPAPEPAPAPAPAPEAPAPADPPPAPAPAPSSGASSVEAEVLAIVNRERAATGCGPVSDDAGLRSVARAHSGDMAARGFFDHTNPDGQTPWDRAGAAGISHAGGENIARGQADAASVMQSWMNSPGHRANILNCDFTTLGVGVHEGPGGPWWTQLFGY, encoded by the coding sequence ATGGGTCAGCACCGGAACCGGGCTTCGTGGCCTCCCTCCCGCCTCTGGCTGATCGGCGCGGGTGCCGTTCTCCTCGTCGGCAGCGTCTCGGTCTCCGCCGTCGCGCTCGGCAACGCAGATGGCGAACGGGCGACGGCGACCGACACCGCGGCCGCGGCCGCGGGTTCCGAGCGCGAGAACGAAACCGCCTCCAGCCGGCCGATGCCGACGGCGGCGCCCGCCGAGCCGGCCGCGGTTGCGGCGCCCGCACCCGCCCCGGCACCAGAGCCCGCACCCGCTCCCGCGCCCGCACCGGAGGCGCCGGCACCGGCCGACCCGCCGCCCGCTCCGGCGCCCGCCCCGTCATCGGGCGCGTCGTCGGTGGAAGCCGAGGTGCTGGCGATCGTCAACCGCGAGCGTGCGGCAACGGGTTGCGGACCGGTCTCCGACGATGCCGGGCTCCGCTCGGTCGCCCGCGCCCATTCCGGCGACATGGCGGCCCGCGGATTCTTCGACCACACGAACCCCGACGGGCAGACCCCTTGGGACCGGGCGGGCGCGGCCGGCATCTCGCATGCGGGCGGCGAGAACATCGCGCGCGGGCAGGCCGACGCGGCATCCGTCATGCAGTCGTGGATGAACAGCCCAGGTCACCGCGCCAACATCCTGAACTGCGACTTCACGACGCTCGGCGTCGGCGTGCACGAGGGCCCGGGCGGGCCGTGGTGGACCCAGCTGTTCGGATACTGA